A window of Chitinophagales bacterium contains these coding sequences:
- a CDS encoding TraB/GumN family protein, with the protein MNFLKTLQVYKLIIALFLILVNMGCGSSRKTVTTPENSPLEKTLLWRITGNGMTQPSYLFGTIHVLCKEDALLSDSLRSAIRRSQGIYFEVDMDNLVEMMGAMTGMKMKNDTTLADLLDKENYQKVKAYFTEKGGLLPFSMLEQYKPFLAASTLMQDNLPCDQNIAMEQVIMNEAKKNKKKINGLETLAYQMSIFDSIPYKQQADLLVRYIDADTASVNTDLEDYKTMVNAYKSQDLEKLEALINQEDMGVANFEDLLLNNRNRNWVVKLKTLLRDKTFVIAVGAGHLPGKNGLIQLLRDAGYSIEPVNNQVAYKVVPVQEI; encoded by the coding sequence ATGAATTTTTTAAAAACTCTGCAAGTTTACAAATTGATAATAGCGCTATTCCTGATCTTGGTCAATATGGGTTGCGGATCGTCCAGAAAAACTGTAACCACCCCTGAAAACTCCCCGCTGGAAAAGACCCTGCTATGGCGCATTACCGGAAACGGGATGACCCAGCCCTCTTATCTTTTTGGAACCATCCATGTGTTATGCAAAGAAGATGCACTATTAAGCGATAGCCTCCGGTCGGCTATCCGAAGGAGTCAGGGTATTTATTTTGAAGTAGATATGGATAACCTGGTGGAAATGATGGGGGCCATGACCGGTATGAAAATGAAAAATGATACAACCCTTGCTGACCTGCTGGACAAGGAAAATTATCAGAAAGTAAAGGCCTATTTTACTGAAAAGGGAGGATTATTGCCATTCTCCATGCTGGAGCAATACAAACCCTTCCTTGCCGCATCCACGCTGATGCAGGACAATCTTCCCTGCGACCAAAATATCGCCATGGAGCAGGTGATCATGAACGAGGCAAAAAAGAACAAGAAAAAGATCAATGGACTGGAGACCCTGGCCTACCAAATGAGCATTTTTGATTCTATCCCGTATAAACAACAAGCGGACCTGCTGGTCCGGTATATTGATGCAGACACGGCCTCTGTGAATACAGACCTTGAGGACTATAAAACCATGGTAAATGCCTACAAATCACAGGACCTTGAAAAACTCGAAGCCTTGATCAATCAGGAAGACATGGGTGTGGCCAACTTTGAAGACCTGTTATTGAATAACCGAAACCGTAACTGGGTGGTCAAACTTAAAACGCTGTTACGGGATAAAACATTTGTGATCGCGGTAGGAGCGGGGCATTTACCAGGAAAGAACGGATTGATCCAGTTACTTCGGGACGCCGGTTATTCGATCGAGCCTGTGAACAATCAGGTAGCGTATAAAGTAGTTCCTGTACAGGAAATATAA